A stretch of Henckelia pumila isolate YLH828 chromosome 4, ASM3356847v2, whole genome shotgun sequence DNA encodes these proteins:
- the LOC140867172 gene encoding uncharacterized protein, with product MVKLASAREIRTYGPRRVRNRSEYINAGLYVFATIVLVCGFASQWSSAATSGLVLVMIGLVIILVVNVHDLAAHLAGIDYRLPLIELDLQLALVEFAGPLVFAIGTLLFFLATLFLFIKAEKGHGYHKLEQHALNMLIAGPVLWLLGSVHNSCQIYERADATIQILQESVHIPFMLASLLFLVGGILKSQDQGESWIWLCVSGSILLLLGGMANVLKVFEMLRGSEPRLEKLRGGAQERLVRLREGQVPLIGEEQQQQQRQQRPIARDEGQSRERLVPQVREREEQRRQQRPAAMEEGHSGVAPTPYKDVLVN from the exons ATGGTGAAGCTTGCGTCGGCCCGGGAAATCCGAACGTACGGCCCGAGAAGGGTTCGTAACAGATCGGAATACATAAACGCGGGCCTGTACGTGTTCGCGACGATCGTGCTGGTGTGTGGATTCGCGAGCCAGTGGTCGAGCGCGGCTACGTCCGGCCTTGTTTTGGTGATGATAGGTTTGGTGATAATTTTGGTGGTGAACGTGCATGATCTTGCCGCCCACCTCGCCGGAATCGATTACAgattgccgttgatcgagttggATTTGCAGCTGGCGCTTGTCGAATTTGCCGGGCCGTTGGTCTTTGCTATTGGCACTCTTCTCTTTTTCTTGGCCACCCTTTTTCTCTTCATCAAA GCAGAAAAAGGACACGGCTATCATAAATTAGAACAACATGCTTTAAACATGCTTATTGCTGGTCCAGTTCTATGGTTGCTTGGATCAGTCCATAACTCATGTCAAATCTATGAGAGGGCGGATGCGACTATTCAAATCTTGCAGGAGAGTGTTCATATTCCGTTCATGCTGGCTAGCTTGTTGTTCCTAGTCGGCGGTATTCTCAAGAGCCAAGATCAg GGTGAATCATGGATTTGGTTGTGTGTATCAGGAAGCATATTGCTTCTTCTCGGGGGCATGGCAAACGTATTAAAAGTGTTCGAGATGCTACGCGGTAGCGAACCAAGACTAGAGAAGTTGCGAGGTGGTGCGCAAGAGCGTTTGGTTCGTTTAAGAGAGGGGCAAGTGCCACTCATTGGAGAAgaacagcagcagcagcagaggcaacaGAGGCCAATAGCTAGGGATGAGGGGCAATCGAGAGAAAGGCTGGTGCCGCAAGTTAGAGAAAGAGAAGAACAGCGCAGGCAGCAAAGGCCGGCTGCAATGGAAGAGGGGCATTCGGGGGTGGCTCCAACGCCTTACAAGGATGTTCTTGTTAATTAG
- the LOC140863941 gene encoding uncharacterized protein, translating into MECNKDEALRAKSIAEAKLEKKDFEGAKKFSLKAQALYAALDGISQLLTTLDVYLSAENKISGEVDWYGVLGVSPSADDETIRKQYRKFALMLHPDKNKSAGAEGAFKLVSEAWSLLSDKAKRLSYNQRRGSKGFPQKVPVRNGGPSAASPRANGYYKFASRTSVPVTQNNHVKVPPKPTPTPTPTPTPTPTPTPTPTAPSRQRTDSFWTICDLCRMHYEYVRIYLNNTLLCPNCKKAFRAIETASPHNTSEQSNQFPRQRHPSHGNHVPGRNAHDPVKNSAAARKSISEQSAPNSFRYVNHHQDSLSGTAPVGRTESSIAAKAATVVQLAQDKFKREHSESHIFSGWEAYIKKRKLDEDVRRSGTDKNSAQGHHGFGTSNSNAGLKVYGFSGTYHNPNVTRELTALETRNMLMIKAQQEIQKKQNEWRLVRISKPKDKMKVSKKEISRGESSAVRIAEQAEKCQVNGASGNATKKDPAVASINVPDPDFHDFDLDRTESSFGDNVVWAAYDDDDGMPRFYALINKVISRKPFKLRISWLNSKTNSEFGSLDWIGSGFYKTCGEFRVGKYENCKFINAFSHKVSCSKGLRGGILILPRKGDVWALYKNWSSDWNEQTPDEVIHKYDMVMVLDDYSEDTGVGVAPLVKVVGFKTVFCPNLDPEMIKRIPKDEMFRFSHQVPNHLLSGQEAQNSPKDCLELDPAATPLELLHVITENNDTPMKLNKES; encoded by the coding sequence ATGGAGTGCAATAAAGATGAAGCCCTCAGGGCCAAATCAATTGCTGAGGCCAAGTTAGAGAAAAAGGATTTTGAAGGTGCCAAAAAATTTTCCTTGAAAGCTCAAGCTCTCTATGCAGCGTTGGATGGCATATCCCAATTGTTGACGACACTGGACGTATATTTATCTGCGGAGAATAAGATAAGTGGCGAAGTAGATTGGTATGGTGTACTTGGTGTAAGCCCCTCAGCTGATGATGAAACGATAAGAAAACAGTACAGGAAGTTTGCACTCATGCTGCACCCTGATAAAAATAAATCCGCTGGTGCCGAAGGTGCATTTAAACTAGTTTCTGAAGCATGGAGTTTGTTATCAGACAAGGCAAAAAGGTTGTCTTATAATCAAAGGAGAGGCTCCAAGGGGTTTCCCCAAAAGGTTCCTGTGCGTAATGGTGGTCCATCAGCAGCATCACCCAGGGCgaatgggtattacaaatttgcTAGCAGGACCTCAGTTCCGGTGACCCAAAATAATCATGTGAAGGTTCCACCTAAACCTACTCCTACTCCTACTCCTACTCCTACTCCTACTCCTACTCCTACTCCTACTCCTACTGCTCCTTCCCGTCAAAGAACTGATTCTTTTTGGACGATCTGTGACTTGTGCAGGATGCACTATGAGTATGTCAGGATTTATCTTAACAACACTCTTCTTTGTCCCAATTGTAAGAAGGCCTTTAGGGCTATAGAGACAGCTTCACCACACAATACTTCCGAACAATCCAATCAGTTTCCTCGGCAGCGCCACCCAAGTCATGGTAATCATGTACCGGGTCGAAATGCTCATGATCCTGTAAAAAATAGTGCAGCTGCTCGAAAGTCGATATCGGAACAGTCAGCTCCGAATTCTTTTAGGTATGTTAACCATCATCAGGATTCACTCTCTGGAACAGCTCCTGTAGGTAGAACAGAGTCTTCGATTGCAGCCAAAGCTGCCACTGTTGTTCAACTGGCACAGGATAAGTTCAAGAGAGAACACTCTGAATCTCATATCTTCTCTGGGTGGGAGGCATATATTAAAAAGAGAAAATTAGATGAAGATGTCAGGAGATCTGGAACGGACAAAAATTCAGCCCAGGGACATCATGGATTTGGAACTTCCAACTCGAATGCTGGATTAAAGGTTTATGGTTTTTCTGGAACATACCACAATCCAAACGTCACTAGAGAGTTAACAGCCTTGGAAACCCGAAACATGTTGATGATCAAGGCCCAGCAGGAGATTCAAAAGAAGCAAAATGAATGGCGTTTGGTGAGGATATCCAAACCGAAAGACAAGATGAAAGTAAGTAAGAAAGAGATAAGTCGAGGTGAGTCATCTGCCGTGAGGATTGCAGAGCAAGCAGAAAAATGTCAGGTCAACGGTGCTTCTGGTAATGCCACAAAAAAGGATCCTGCAGTGGCATCCATAAATGTACCAGATCCCgattttcatgattttgatCTGGATAGAACAGAAAGTTCTTTCGGAGATAACGTGGTCTGGGCTGCCTATGACGATGATGATGGCATGCCTCGTTTCTATGCTTTAATCAACAAGGTCATCTCTAGAAAGCCATTTAAGTTGAGGATCAGCTGGCTCAACTCAAAAACCAACAGTGAATTTGGTAGTCTAGATTGGATTGGCTCAGGTTTCTACAAAACATGTGGAGAATTTAGGGTGGGCAAATACGAAAATTGTAAATTCATCAATGCTTTTTCTCATAAGGTCAGTTGTTCAAAAGGGCTGCGTGGAGGCATTTTAATACTCCCCAGAAAAGGTGACGTTTGGGCACTCTACAAAAACTGGTCATCTGATTGGAATGAGCAGACACCTGATGAAGTTATACACAAGTATGATATGGTGATGGTATTAGACGACTATAGCGAGGATACGGGTGTCGGTGTTGCTCCACTTGTGAAGGTGGTCGGGTTCAAAACAGTATTTTGTCCAAATCTGGACCCTGAAATGATCAAGAGAATACCCAAGGACGAGATGTTCCGATTTTCTCATCAGGTGCCAAACCATTTGCTTTCTGGTCAAGAAGCTCAAAACTCCCCCAAAGATTGCCTGGAGCTGGATCCAGCAGCTACTCCTCTGGAACTTCTTCATGTGATAACTGAAAACAATGACACACCGATGAAGCTGAACAAAGAAAGTTGA